A stretch of Imperialibacter roseus DNA encodes these proteins:
- a CDS encoding tetratricopeptide repeat protein: MIKQIRTGILILMVTTLAGGFELLLAQTSISDSREGNFYQQGVSLFNQNKYAAARKSFEAYLKADPSGSNVADALYFQAFCGLSLQHADAEGLFERFLTEYPNHPRALTGYYEVGNFYYRQENYSKAAEFYAKAKPERLPTAERPEFYFHWGFSLFTLKKFEEALPHFNLVKKSDGEYKAPAYYYAGYIYFQLKQYDNALTDLRLAGESDGYETIVPELVAATLYRKNDFKELISYTKPYLTGSKEAKNVDQIALYAAEAYYEQKDYAKALPYYEQYMKPMRKKPVAPVLFRISYSYMKAKQPAKAIENFKYVALEKDEIGQAASYYLGDLYIMEGNKSFAVSAYQQAADSEYDEKVKERAMFKLAQVHMDLGNYEQAIPVLEKYMREYPQSSDKGDAQDMIAEAYVNSSNYDRALAYFEKVGLGSQRIKKAYQKAAFLNATQLFNSGKFYESVQMFDNSLRYPLDPELEIDAWFWKGEAFSTGKKYEDAIGSYTMALQKGRRSNSLTFHKANYGIGYALFNLNRYPEAANYFKAYVNNRRPDNNRDAEVRLADCLYAQKKYDEALTFYQQAGSNGFKERDYLLYQRGVILGFQNRKEDAKRELDQVTKAFPNSRYADDATFQSAQLDFEAGDYARAKAGFTSVISKYPNSGFIPYALVRRASSSYNLKEYPSSANDYKKVLEEYPQHTLANSALLGLQEVLALMGKSNEVDQYIALYKKANPDDKALESVEYERARNLYFEQKYTEAVNALRAYRVSYPQSINAAEALYYVGESYYRLNQTAPALEAYYQLIGDMQTVSPAKVYQRIGALEYSNKNYPVAIKYWHKLRVSSDSKRDLYTAREGLMESHFAANSLDSSQVYAERILGDDKVAFNAQNKAGTYMGKIAFERNQYGAALDEFLAVVNAAKDINAAESQYYVGLIQYRQKEYKRSLETLFGLNKSYAVYENWLGKSFLLIADNYLALNELFQAKATLESVITNSPIPELKEAARAKLKEVDKRETEAVTQKDTDQSPIKKDSTSQKRN; the protein is encoded by the coding sequence GTGATCAAACAGATAAGGACAGGTATTCTAATATTGATGGTAACGACGTTAGCAGGTGGCTTCGAGCTCCTGCTGGCCCAAACATCCATCAGCGACTCCCGTGAAGGGAATTTTTACCAACAAGGGGTGAGCTTGTTCAATCAGAACAAGTATGCCGCTGCCCGAAAGTCGTTCGAGGCCTATTTAAAGGCAGACCCGAGTGGTTCGAATGTGGCCGATGCGCTCTATTTTCAGGCCTTTTGCGGACTTTCACTACAGCACGCCGATGCAGAGGGTCTTTTTGAGAGGTTTCTGACAGAATATCCGAACCACCCAAGGGCGCTTACCGGTTACTACGAGGTTGGTAACTTCTATTACCGACAGGAAAACTACAGCAAGGCAGCAGAGTTTTATGCCAAAGCCAAACCTGAGCGCCTCCCCACCGCCGAAAGACCTGAATTTTACTTCCATTGGGGTTTTTCGCTTTTCACACTGAAGAAGTTCGAAGAAGCCTTGCCACATTTTAATCTGGTGAAGAAGTCGGATGGAGAATATAAAGCGCCAGCCTATTACTACGCAGGCTATATCTACTTCCAGCTCAAGCAATACGACAATGCCCTGACAGACCTTAGACTGGCGGGAGAAAGCGACGGCTATGAAACGATTGTTCCTGAGCTGGTGGCTGCCACACTGTACCGAAAGAATGATTTTAAAGAACTGATTAGTTATACCAAGCCTTACCTGACGGGCTCGAAGGAAGCGAAGAATGTCGATCAGATTGCTTTATATGCTGCCGAAGCTTACTATGAGCAGAAAGATTATGCAAAAGCGTTGCCTTATTACGAGCAGTACATGAAGCCGATGCGCAAGAAGCCTGTAGCGCCGGTGCTTTTTCGGATATCCTACAGCTATATGAAGGCAAAACAGCCCGCCAAGGCAATAGAGAACTTTAAATACGTAGCCCTTGAGAAAGACGAAATAGGGCAGGCTGCGTCTTATTATCTGGGTGATCTTTACATCATGGAGGGCAATAAGTCGTTTGCAGTAAGTGCCTACCAGCAAGCTGCCGACTCTGAATACGACGAGAAGGTAAAGGAACGAGCCATGTTTAAGCTGGCACAGGTGCACATGGACCTGGGCAACTACGAGCAGGCCATTCCGGTACTGGAAAAATACATGAGGGAGTATCCTCAGTCGTCTGACAAGGGCGATGCGCAGGACATGATAGCCGAGGCCTACGTGAACTCCAGCAACTACGACAGGGCACTGGCCTATTTCGAAAAAGTAGGCCTGGGAAGCCAACGGATTAAAAAGGCCTATCAAAAGGCAGCCTTTCTAAATGCCACTCAGTTGTTCAATAGCGGCAAATTCTATGAGTCGGTGCAGATGTTCGACAACTCGCTGCGCTACCCCTTAGACCCGGAATTGGAAATTGATGCATGGTTCTGGAAAGGAGAGGCCTTCTCGACAGGGAAAAAATATGAAGACGCCATTGGCAGCTACACCATGGCACTGCAAAAGGGGCGGAGGAGCAATTCCTTAACCTTCCACAAAGCCAACTATGGCATTGGCTATGCCCTTTTTAACCTGAATAGATACCCTGAAGCTGCCAACTATTTCAAGGCTTATGTTAACAACCGCAGGCCCGACAACAACCGTGATGCAGAGGTGAGGCTGGCAGACTGCCTTTATGCTCAGAAGAAATACGATGAGGCCCTGACCTTCTACCAGCAGGCAGGCTCCAATGGATTTAAGGAAAGGGATTACTTGCTTTATCAGCGGGGGGTGATTCTTGGTTTTCAGAATAGGAAAGAAGATGCAAAGAGAGAGCTTGATCAGGTGACAAAGGCTTTTCCTAATTCCCGCTATGCCGACGACGCCACTTTCCAGTCGGCGCAGCTCGACTTTGAAGCAGGTGATTACGCCAGGGCCAAAGCGGGCTTCACCAGTGTGATTAGCAAATATCCTAACAGTGGGTTTATTCCCTATGCGTTGGTGCGCCGGGCATCAAGCAGCTACAACCTGAAGGAGTACCCTTCCTCAGCTAACGACTATAAGAAAGTGCTGGAAGAATACCCGCAGCATACTTTGGCCAATAGTGCTTTACTAGGGCTACAGGAGGTATTGGCACTGATGGGCAAATCAAATGAAGTAGATCAATACATCGCCCTTTATAAGAAAGCCAATCCCGATGACAAAGCATTGGAAAGTGTTGAATACGAAAGGGCCAGAAACCTCTACTTTGAACAAAAGTACACTGAAGCGGTCAATGCTTTAAGGGCCTATAGGGTGTCGTACCCCCAAAGTATCAATGCTGCAGAGGCACTTTACTACGTGGGAGAGAGCTATTACAGGCTCAATCAAACAGCGCCGGCATTGGAGGCATATTATCAACTGATCGGGGACATGCAGACAGTGTCACCGGCCAAGGTGTACCAGCGGATTGGTGCCTTGGAGTACAGCAACAAAAACTATCCCGTAGCTATCAAATACTGGCACAAGCTTCGGGTGTCATCTGATAGCAAGCGGGATTTGTACACTGCCAGGGAAGGTTTGATGGAGTCTCACTTTGCGGCCAATTCCCTCGACTCATCTCAGGTGTATGCGGAGAGAATCCTGGGTGACGACAAGGTGGCATTCAATGCACAGAACAAAGCTGGCACTTATATGGGAAAAATCGCTTTCGAGCGCAATCAGTATGGCGCTGCGCTGGATGAGTTTTTGGCCGTGGTAAATGCCGCTAAAGACATAAATGCGGCTGAGTCACAGTATTACGTCGGACTTATCCAGTACAGACAGAAGGAGTACAAGCGTTCGCTGGAAACGTTATTCGGGCTGAACAAGTCGTATGCAGTTTACGAGAACTGGCTTGGTAAATCATTTCTATTGATAGCCGACAACTACCTGGCGCTGAATGAGCTGTTTCAGGCCAAAGCAACATTGGAGTCCGTGATTACTAATAGTCCGATACCTGAACTGAAAGAGGCGGCAAGGGCCAAACTGAAGGAAGTAGACAAAAGAGAGACCGAAGCGGTAACGCAAAAAGATACCGATCAGTCGCCGATTAAGAAGGATAGCACAAGTCAAAAGAGAAACTAA
- a CDS encoding YebC/PmpR family DNA-binding transcriptional regulator, whose translation MGRAFEFRKARKFKRWGQMAKTFTRIGKDIVIAVKASGPDPSTNSRLRALIQNAKAANMPKDNIDRAIKRAISKEEKDYKEVVYEGYGPYGVAIVVETATDNPTRTVANVRHAFTKYGGSLGTSGCLDFLFDRKSVFKIVTPENVDLEELELEMIDLGVEEVEAEEENVVLYGTFESYGAIQHYLEEKGYEIVNSEFERIPVDTKELTEEQEAEVQKIFEKFDEDDDVQNYFHNMK comes from the coding sequence ATGGGAAGAGCATTTGAATTCAGGAAAGCCAGAAAATTCAAAAGGTGGGGCCAAATGGCTAAAACATTCACCAGAATAGGCAAAGACATCGTTATTGCCGTGAAGGCGAGCGGCCCCGATCCCAGCACAAACTCCAGGCTTCGTGCCCTGATCCAAAATGCCAAGGCCGCCAACATGCCCAAAGACAACATCGACAGGGCGATTAAAAGGGCGATTTCCAAAGAGGAAAAAGATTACAAAGAGGTGGTTTACGAGGGCTATGGCCCCTATGGCGTGGCGATAGTGGTAGAAACTGCCACTGACAACCCCACCAGAACCGTGGCCAACGTAAGACATGCCTTTACCAAATACGGCGGCTCGCTTGGTACCAGTGGCTGCCTTGATTTCCTTTTTGACAGAAAAAGCGTTTTCAAAATTGTGACCCCTGAAAACGTTGACCTGGAAGAGCTGGAACTGGAAATGATAGATCTGGGCGTGGAAGAAGTGGAAGCCGAAGAGGAAAACGTGGTGCTGTATGGCACTTTCGAATCATATGGCGCTATTCAGCACTACCTGGAAGAAAAGGGATATGAAATAGTGAACTCCGAGTTTGAACGCATTCCGGTCGACACCAAAGAGCTGACTGAAGAGCAAGAAGCCGAAGTTCAAAAGATTTTTGAAAAGTTCGATGAAGACGACGATGTGCAGAACTATTTTCATAATATGAAATAG
- a CDS encoding MaoC family dehydratase: MIEITSIGQMEALVGQEIGTSDWLKIDQDMINAFATATGDHQWIHVDTARAAASAFGSTIVHGFFLLSLLPRLKSQLVEFKLGSMTINYGSEKVRFLAPVPVNSRVRLKTKLLKIEVAASGIKLFTKNNLELAGSTKDALVAETITLLKA, from the coding sequence ATGATCGAGATTACCAGCATAGGGCAGATGGAGGCCTTGGTGGGGCAGGAGATAGGAACGTCTGACTGGCTGAAAATAGATCAGGACATGATCAATGCTTTTGCAACTGCTACGGGCGACCACCAGTGGATCCATGTGGACACTGCCAGGGCCGCTGCTTCAGCCTTTGGCAGCACCATCGTTCATGGCTTCTTCCTGCTATCTCTTCTTCCCAGGCTGAAGTCGCAACTTGTCGAGTTTAAGCTTGGTAGTATGACAATTAACTATGGCAGCGAGAAGGTGAGATTTCTTGCTCCCGTGCCTGTAAACTCAAGGGTACGGTTGAAAACAAAACTGTTGAAAATTGAGGTGGCCGCTTCGGGCATCAAGCTGTTCACCAAAAATAACCTGGAGTTGGCGGGGAGCACGAAAGATGCTCTTGTTGCGGAAACTATTACCCTGCTGAAGGCATAA
- a CDS encoding glucose 1-dehydrogenase: MTIQEKFRLDGKVAVITGASKGIGEAMALALGQAGAKVVVSSRKQDAVKEVAEKLKAEGIEAIGVAANAGDKGDLENLLKATEKAFGGVDIIINNAATNPVFGPVVQTDEAAFDKIMQVNVKGPFMLSKLAFPIMKQRGGGSIINISSIEGLSPEPFMGMYAVSKAALISLTKVFAREWGAAGIRANVICPGLIQTKFSQGLWANEAILNKMIKELPISRIGQSDEMAGLALYLASEASSYTTGGVFVADGGYTI; this comes from the coding sequence ATGACTATTCAGGAAAAATTCAGGCTCGATGGAAAAGTAGCTGTGATTACCGGGGCCAGCAAAGGTATTGGTGAAGCCATGGCCCTGGCTCTCGGGCAAGCAGGAGCGAAAGTAGTTGTGAGCAGTCGCAAACAGGACGCAGTAAAAGAGGTCGCCGAAAAACTAAAGGCAGAGGGCATTGAAGCCATAGGCGTAGCTGCCAATGCCGGCGACAAAGGTGATTTGGAAAACCTGCTGAAGGCGACGGAAAAAGCATTTGGAGGCGTCGACATTATCATCAACAACGCAGCCACCAATCCGGTGTTTGGCCCTGTAGTGCAAACAGATGAAGCCGCCTTTGACAAAATCATGCAGGTGAATGTAAAGGGCCCCTTTATGCTAAGCAAGCTGGCTTTTCCCATCATGAAACAACGTGGAGGCGGCTCTATTATCAACATCAGTAGTATTGAAGGCCTCAGCCCTGAGCCATTCATGGGCATGTATGCGGTAAGCAAGGCCGCACTTATTTCGCTCACAAAGGTGTTTGCACGGGAATGGGGCGCAGCTGGCATCAGGGCCAACGTCATCTGTCCGGGGCTGATCCAAACCAAGTTCAGCCAGGGTCTTTGGGCCAACGAGGCCATTCTCAACAAAATGATCAAAGAGCTCCCTATTTCGAGAATTGGTCAGTCAGATGAAATGGCAGGACTGGCGCTGTATCTGGCCTCCGAAGCTTCCAGCTATACCACTGGTGGTGTGTTTGTGGCCGACGGAGGGTATACAATCTAA
- a CDS encoding TerB family tellurite resistance protein: MNVRKHLSALIGLALVDHDFSDNEKHLILSIGKAHKISEREIEELILRPEKVDMDSLNDDQKFELLYDLVLLMKVDREVYYSEINYCQEIATRLGFDKAVIAELSSKIYSDPAITSDKAHLRQKVLAFKKV, from the coding sequence ATGAATGTTAGAAAACACCTGAGTGCCCTGATAGGACTTGCACTTGTTGACCATGACTTTTCAGATAATGAGAAGCATTTAATACTGTCTATTGGGAAGGCACACAAAATAAGTGAGAGGGAGATAGAGGAGTTGATTCTGCGTCCGGAAAAGGTAGATATGGACTCGTTAAATGACGACCAGAAATTTGAGCTACTTTATGATTTGGTGTTGTTGATGAAAGTTGACAGAGAGGTATATTACAGTGAGATTAACTATTGCCAGGAAATAGCTACAAGGCTTGGTTTTGACAAAGCAGTAATCGCTGAGCTCTCTTCGAAAATATATTCTGATCCAGCCATAACCTCTGACAAAGCGCATTTAAGACAGAAAGTTCTTGCGTTTAAGAAAGTATAA
- the holA gene encoding DNA polymerase III subunit delta: MPKGYHEILKDVKSNTYAPIYWLQGEEPFFIDSIADYIEQHALDEGLKGFNQTVLYGKENKIIDILNHARQFPMMAERRVVLVKEAQDIADLNREEGEKALTAYLEKPNISTVLVFCYKYKTIDARKKLAKELEKACVVLAEKRIYDNKVPDWIKVFAADLQLKLSEKAVYMLSEHIGNNLERIHNELKKVKVNLPGDTVVDEHHIQRFVGISKDFNEFELQKAIGMKDHKKAFQIVQYFGANTKSHPVIPLLVILFTYFTKLLLLHKNNQASDDELARKIGVSPFFVKEYKVAARNYSAMMVIRNIHLLKNADLQVKGVTSNSISEEDLMKELVYKLMH; this comes from the coding sequence ATGCCTAAAGGCTATCACGAAATTCTCAAAGACGTAAAATCTAATACCTATGCTCCCATCTATTGGCTCCAGGGAGAAGAACCCTTCTTTATTGATTCTATAGCCGACTATATTGAACAGCATGCGCTCGATGAGGGGCTCAAGGGTTTTAACCAAACAGTTCTCTACGGCAAGGAAAATAAGATCATAGATATTTTGAACCACGCCAGGCAGTTTCCGATGATGGCGGAGCGACGGGTGGTGCTTGTGAAAGAAGCCCAGGATATTGCCGATTTGAATAGAGAGGAAGGCGAAAAAGCCCTTACTGCTTATCTGGAAAAGCCCAACATAAGCACCGTGCTGGTGTTCTGTTACAAATACAAAACAATTGATGCCCGGAAAAAGCTGGCCAAGGAATTGGAGAAAGCCTGCGTGGTGCTGGCCGAGAAAAGGATTTACGACAACAAGGTGCCCGACTGGATCAAGGTGTTTGCTGCCGACCTTCAGCTAAAACTGAGCGAAAAGGCCGTGTATATGCTTTCTGAGCACATTGGTAACAACCTGGAAAGGATACATAACGAGCTGAAGAAAGTGAAGGTAAACCTGCCTGGCGATACGGTGGTGGACGAGCATCATATCCAGCGGTTTGTCGGGATCAGCAAAGATTTTAACGAATTTGAGCTCCAGAAGGCCATTGGCATGAAAGACCATAAAAAAGCCTTTCAAATAGTACAGTATTTTGGGGCCAACACAAAGAGTCACCCTGTTATCCCCCTTTTGGTGATTCTGTTTACTTATTTCACCAAGCTGCTGCTACTGCACAAAAATAACCAGGCGTCGGACGACGAACTTGCACGAAAAATAGGAGTTTCTCCGTTCTTTGTGAAAGAATACAAGGTGGCGGCCAGGAATTACAGCGCTATGATGGTTATTCGCAATATCCATTTGCTGAAAAATGCTGACCTTCAGGTAAAGGGCGTTACCAGCAATTCTATAAGTGAAGAGGATTTAATGAAAGAATTGGTATACAAGTTGATGCATTAA
- a CDS encoding APC family permease, translating into MKDKINDIEPKLGLFDTTMIVVSLVIGIGIFRTPSLVANAAGSESAFFLAWVIGGVIALFGGLTYAEIGCRKPMAGGYYKIVSESFHPALAFMLNWIGIILVQGAGMAAVAILGSEYIQPFIPLDFFQGETGLQWLAGMIILLLFLINFAGLKMGARVLNAITVIKIVMILLFSLLGLLAPEVAPVAVKAEPSAFNFAGIGIALISVFYTCGGYQSIMNMGGDVINPRKNFPRAVIGGVAIIFFLYLSINVGYVAVLGFEGVKSANLIAADMAEVVFGEVGRRIVSVTIFISVLGFINATLMQLPRAYHAMAQDDAVPRLFMKVNPKTQVQEFALSIFTGLVLFFIITQGKFDQIINLVMFNDTLILATAAAAIFVLRKKMKDESYNGFKVPLYPVIPAVFILFLLIVSFNALLENPMAALVSTLFLLAGFPIFLLLRKVNSKKDQ; encoded by the coding sequence ATGAAAGACAAGATCAACGACATAGAGCCGAAACTCGGTTTGTTCGACACCACCATGATAGTGGTTAGCCTGGTGATAGGGATAGGTATTTTCCGCACGCCCTCTCTGGTAGCCAATGCGGCAGGCTCCGAGTCTGCTTTCTTTCTCGCCTGGGTAATAGGCGGTGTAATAGCGCTGTTCGGGGGCTTGACGTATGCTGAAATTGGTTGCCGGAAGCCCATGGCTGGCGGCTACTATAAGATCGTGTCAGAAAGTTTCCACCCTGCGCTGGCCTTTATGCTCAACTGGATAGGAATTATTCTGGTGCAGGGTGCTGGTATGGCTGCAGTGGCGATACTTGGCTCGGAATATATCCAACCTTTTATTCCTCTGGACTTCTTTCAGGGCGAAACAGGCCTTCAGTGGCTTGCCGGAATGATCATCTTGCTACTGTTTCTTATCAATTTTGCTGGGCTTAAGATGGGAGCCAGGGTATTGAATGCAATTACGGTGATCAAGATTGTGATGATCTTGCTTTTTAGCCTTTTGGGGCTTCTTGCACCGGAAGTGGCACCGGTTGCTGTTAAAGCAGAGCCTTCCGCATTCAATTTCGCAGGCATTGGCATCGCTCTGATATCCGTCTTTTATACCTGTGGTGGCTATCAGTCGATCATGAATATGGGTGGCGACGTGATCAATCCCAGAAAGAATTTTCCGAGGGCGGTGATAGGGGGGGTGGCCATTATATTCTTTCTCTATTTGTCCATCAACGTGGGTTACGTGGCGGTACTCGGCTTTGAAGGGGTTAAGTCTGCCAACCTCATTGCAGCCGACATGGCTGAGGTGGTGTTTGGCGAAGTGGGAAGAAGGATAGTGTCTGTCACCATCTTTATTTCTGTGCTGGGCTTTATCAATGCCACCCTGATGCAGCTACCCAGGGCCTACCACGCCATGGCCCAGGACGATGCCGTTCCCCGGCTGTTTATGAAAGTTAACCCAAAAACACAGGTGCAGGAGTTTGCTCTGTCGATATTTACCGGTCTGGTGCTGTTCTTCATCATTACCCAGGGCAAGTTCGATCAGATCATCAACCTGGTGATGTTCAATGATACGTTGATATTGGCAACGGCGGCGGCTGCCATTTTTGTGCTCCGGAAAAAGATGAAAGACGAGTCGTACAATGGATTCAAGGTGCCACTCTATCCGGTCATTCCGGCAGTGTTCATACTTTTTCTCCTCATCGTTTCTTTTAATGCTCTTTTGGAAAACCCGATGGCGGCCCTGGTGAGTACTTTGTTTTTGTTAGCCGGATTTCCCATTTTTCTGCTGTTAAGAAAAGTCAATTCAAAGAAAGACCAATGA